The Calliphora vicina chromosome 3, idCalVici1.1, whole genome shotgun sequence genome contains a region encoding:
- the Rexo5 gene encoding RNA exonuclease 5 — protein sequence MKTLTTKQQERNEKKKKKLAALANLVKLNDKDRQEEIMAERQEESPEDTTKQDAGNNDDDGFTKVTHKKKSGKKNRFPSTSEEPKTKKQKIMDDVHPTDSDATSGQEEEELKNLNLSEDQYKQLKKELRERKRQLENIPNLRLREFGQRALLSVKDDERTPIFLTDLQHLVMSALLGKKSPCAPDRWCFFDKPQQLSHTVVVCLDGLSLYHYLSNESKFEKINKIFETRLEVIMPSSKKDGDSMVMIEELAQVPLTNAQAHELIEKHGSLEAAVELNKDPALLIKGIFSVEDSPVDLANNDIHPNDKFPRTKLLLSALQMVDEGYPMPLRGELTKQFSNYVMTKDKYAPVTNRSPLYGIDCEMCRTSKGINELTRISIVNENCETVYETLVRPTNKIIDYLTQYSGITEEIMLKVTKTLQDVHEEVRALLPPDAILVGQSLNCDLNAMRMMHPYVIDTSVCFNMSGVRRRKSKLQKLAMAFLKETIQEHEGGHDSVEDSVSSLKLVKLKLANSMEFGDEILTQKKRLHDIIRAASGDAIKNNLFAHASQRDKRTAIITSNPLPSTVQELLKKAEQAALDNSQKCFLLHELSSNKEAVRKCKEISLENALTLCNLHITSDELRASSFDNTIESVNKWISKIWKSMAHNGLLLVLMGGASECSSGVAKIAIKRNVADVAAEVPLTAV from the exons ATGAAAACATTGACCACAAAACAGCAAGAACGTAACgaaaagaagaaaaagaaattgGCCGCTTTAGCCAATTTAGTGAAACTGAACGACAAGGACAGACAAGAAGAAATAATGGCTGAAAGGCAAGAAGAATCCCCTGAAGATACCACAAAACAGGACGCTGGGAACAATGATGACGATGGTTTTACTAAG gtcactcataaaaaaaaatcgggaaagaaaAATCGTTTTCCCAGCACCTCTGAGGAGCCCAAGACCAAGAAACAAAAGATTATGGATGATGTTCATCCTACCGACAGTGATGCTACTTCAGGTCAGGAGGAGGAagaactgaaaaatttaaatttgtcagAGGATCAATATAAACAACTTAAAAAAGAGCTGAGAGAACGTAAACGACAACTGGAAAACATACCTAATCTGCGACTACGGGAATTCGGCCAACGCGCTCTTCTCTCTGTCAAAGATGATGAGCGTACGCCTATATTCCTGACAGATTTGCAACATTTAGTAATGTCAGCACTCTTAGGCAAAAAGTCTCCTTGTGCTCCCGACAGATGGTGTTTCTTCGACAAGCCGCAACAATTGTCCCATACGGTAGTTGTGTGTCTGGATGGCTTGTCATTATATCATTACTTATCAAATGAAAGtaaatttgagaaaataaacaaaattttcgaaaCCAGATTAGAAGTGATTATGCCAAGCAGCAAAAAAGATGGCGACTCAATGGTTATGATTGAAGAATTAGCTCAGGTGCCTCTAACGAATGCCCAAGCTCACGAGCTAATCGAAAAACACGGGTCTTTGGAGGCAGCAGTAGAATTGAATAAAGACCCGGCACTTCTGATTAAAGGGATTTTTTCCGTAGAAGACTCTCCCGTAGATTTGGCCAATAATGACATACATCCTAATGATAAATTTCCACGTACAAAATTGCTACTTTCGGCCCTGCAAATGGTAGATGAAGGTTACCCAATGCCTCTAAGAGGAGAATTAACTAAACAATTCAGTAATTATGTCATGACCAAGGACAAGTATGCCCCTGTTACGAATCGTAGCCCTCTCTACGGTATCGATTGTGAAATGTGTCGTACTTCTAAAGGTATAAATGAACTGACTCGTATTTCCATCGTAAATGAAAACTGCGAGACGGTATACGAAACCCTTGTAAGACCAACCAACAAGATTATTGATTACTTGACGCAATATTCTGGCATCACTGAGGAGATCATGTTGAAAGTAACTAAAACTCTGCAAGATGTCCATGAGGAAGTTAGAGCACTCTTACCTCCTGATGCCATTTTGGTTGGTCAATCATTGAATTGTGATTTAAATGCCATGCGAATGATGCATCCCTACGTAATTGATACGAGTGTCTGCTTCAATATGAGCGGCGTTCGTAGGCGTAAATCGAAATTGCAAAAATTGGCCATGGCCTTCCTTAAGGAAACTATACAGGAACATGAAGGTGGTCACGATTCAGTAGAAGATTCAGTTTCAAGTTTAAAGCTGGTTAAACTTAAACTAGCCAACAGTATGGAATTCGGAGATGAAATATTAACACAAAAGAAACGGTTGCATGACATAATACGGGCTGCCAGCGGTgatgcaataaaaaataatttatttgctcATGCCTCCCAGCGCGATAAACGTACAGCTATTATAACTTCCAATCCACTCCCATCGACCGTGCAAGAACTACTAAAAAAAGCTGAACAGGCGGCACTGGACAATTCCCAAAAATGCTTTTTACTGCATGAACTCTCATCTAACAAAGAAGCTGTTCGGAAGTGCAAAGAAATATCGTTGGAAAACGCATTGACCCTTTGTAACCTTCACATAACTTCCGATGAGTTGCGTGCATCGTCATTCGATAACACAATAGAAAGTGTTAACAAATGGATATCGAAAATTTGGAAAAGCATGGCACACAATGGTTTACTTTTAGTTTTAATGGGCGGCGCTTCAGAGTGTTCATCGGGTGTTGCTAAAATTGCTATTAAACGTAATGTGGCCGATGTTGCAGCTGAAGTGCCTTTAACTGCTGTTTAG